Proteins encoded together in one Planctomyces sp. SH-PL14 window:
- a CDS encoding PQQ-binding-like beta-propeller repeat protein: MTGCRLQGLNRWRTATALTLLLLLPSTLPAQFNFPQAEPAASPEVIHAQQMPRDYRAQSLLLEVEAALASGADGYAKAAESLQELLDQPYDYFLLADYRVDKGMRARIDELLARSPAEFRAVYDRQFNPEARKLFDQALTDRSVAGLAEVVRRFGWTSTGEAALAGLANALADQGEFDRAARVLDGHLARRQRLPDRPDLALSAAQFWRASGDELAAANVLARLKAAHPAPVSALGRQGPLFDGAGDAPRWLTQVTGVAPRAPLESAVQEWRLPRGSASGPTRAMPASPIARGAWAGTLIDGFDIDPIFPTEPGILANVKSVQDKLKGLEEKFVAQNLLKQPLAPAGMPLVVGGTVIVSGPASLKAFDARTGAFRWTTVEVDGTFQTLNRLNTKTDGSLIPSRLLDAFLSQRAWVNRTAANLSSDGRRVYAIVDTGMMVSPRTLPFGPMVARNAPPPRSDNRLVAFDIATEGTIRWSMGGRPSVGGLADFPPGPRDQPTPADDLPVGLPGVYFLGPPLPADDVLYVLGEDRGQVKLFALSPDPAAAHGEVLWSLPLLNPTTNASLLDNVPRRMGGLMPVLDKGLLVCELADGVVTAVDPTLRSVVWSHRYRPADPQPNRNLMFMQQINAGHNGEDMVVQDQMREIGWWDSLPTIAGRTVLLTPNDDNRLHALDLETGTPLWPPRERGEGLYIAAAEPDRVIVVEQRAVEAREIASWKLLWRCSLDAPGVSGRGFRQDGRLTLPLAQGELATIDLRNGQILAQSALPDGVRSTNLAAGNGQIILQTATRVCGLPALDRARQEIEATLAKNPRDPDALSDRGTLRLHEGSSSEGQQDLRTALEARDSAATRRLLVQSLLAVLRMDYARGQVHVEEIRKLAQDPEQKFWLHLASAEGLEKAGRTAEALDEYLQIPFAPGSQELEANLSVSNERWIRGRIERLLSSAANAAELRESARAWIETVRQKDASLAFAALERGGLSPQLARSISELPIPDGNLRAERQLEQLLWQVAARPTADESAAVAAARLVELRLRRGKAEPVSDLLDRFETDWAQVKVRGETTGEQLLKQWQGDAAMGGALVLRPKWETAVMESDAPTEGSADAKFTPVLVRGPTRGPLDGWQFAVSSDGQTLTARDRYGFDTQLGAATGVEPGHGLFGARYVAPIGRMVVYVSVDRVLVVDSATGESVLNEPLVDTPQSQFSGQLRGRSIMPEELREGIRAPLVPGPTGAGHCGNVGQPTFDSLCYQRGNRLFCVHPATGQLHWTRSELPEGCEILMDEEYVVLCAPFSPLLQIYRTADGAQVGEASVPKDVVRSRRGAEWGRHILAAAVSKEGIRYRMFDPVKKADVWNRAFPPGTEWTSADGENLAFLTPEGAFEIVHFRTGETLFRTELAAIPKLDGFVVRDDGHRYGIFTWTYGNTGYREQPDKSDPRRRQIHAYSLARHFESYLRTEFTGPLFVVGHDGRKIWQRDAAQYRALIVSNNCPARWPFLMVLEEKDLDTKTWTASVDVVDTRKGTTIQSQELSRLRNKEYYQWKAEALNRLSVEHSMNVFDIRLYDPSNAADAERAKSRRNRKKPEVPKEGPPPQTEPAREI; the protein is encoded by the coding sequence ATGACAGGATGCCGGCTTCAGGGACTGAACAGGTGGAGAACAGCCACCGCGCTGACCCTCCTCCTGCTCCTCCCCAGCACTCTGCCGGCCCAGTTCAACTTCCCCCAGGCCGAACCCGCCGCCAGCCCCGAAGTCATCCACGCCCAGCAAATGCCGCGCGACTACCGCGCGCAATCGCTGCTCCTCGAAGTCGAAGCCGCCCTCGCCAGCGGAGCCGACGGATACGCCAAGGCCGCCGAATCCCTCCAGGAACTCCTCGACCAACCCTACGACTACTTCCTCCTCGCCGACTACCGCGTCGACAAAGGAATGCGGGCCCGGATCGACGAACTCCTCGCCCGCTCCCCCGCCGAATTCCGCGCCGTCTACGACCGCCAGTTCAATCCCGAAGCCCGCAAGCTCTTCGATCAGGCCCTCACCGATCGAAGCGTCGCCGGCCTCGCCGAAGTCGTCCGCCGGTTCGGCTGGACCTCCACCGGCGAAGCCGCCCTCGCTGGCCTCGCCAACGCCCTCGCCGACCAGGGTGAGTTCGACCGCGCCGCCCGTGTCCTCGATGGACACCTCGCCCGCCGCCAGCGCCTTCCCGACCGCCCCGACCTCGCCCTCTCCGCCGCCCAGTTCTGGCGAGCCTCCGGCGACGAACTCGCCGCCGCCAACGTCCTCGCCCGCCTGAAAGCCGCCCACCCCGCTCCGGTCTCGGCCCTCGGCCGCCAGGGGCCCCTCTTCGACGGGGCAGGGGACGCCCCGCGCTGGCTCACCCAGGTGACCGGCGTCGCCCCGCGCGCGCCCCTGGAATCGGCCGTACAGGAATGGCGCCTCCCCCGCGGCTCCGCCTCCGGGCCGACCCGCGCGATGCCCGCTTCGCCGATCGCCCGCGGCGCGTGGGCCGGAACGCTGATCGACGGTTTCGACATCGATCCGATCTTCCCCACCGAGCCCGGCATCCTGGCCAACGTCAAGTCCGTGCAGGACAAGCTCAAGGGGCTGGAAGAGAAGTTCGTCGCGCAGAACCTCCTCAAGCAGCCGCTGGCCCCCGCCGGAATGCCGCTCGTCGTCGGCGGGACGGTGATCGTCTCCGGGCCCGCCTCGCTCAAGGCCTTCGACGCCCGGACCGGCGCGTTCCGCTGGACCACCGTCGAGGTCGACGGCACGTTCCAGACACTGAACCGCCTCAACACCAAGACCGACGGCTCGCTGATTCCCAGCCGGCTGCTCGACGCATTCCTCTCCCAACGGGCGTGGGTCAACCGCACCGCCGCAAACCTCTCCTCCGACGGACGCCGCGTCTACGCCATCGTCGACACGGGGATGATGGTCTCGCCGCGGACGCTTCCCTTCGGTCCGATGGTCGCCCGCAACGCCCCGCCCCCCCGGTCCGACAACCGCCTCGTCGCCTTCGACATCGCGACGGAAGGGACGATCCGCTGGAGCATGGGAGGCCGCCCCTCCGTCGGAGGGCTCGCCGACTTCCCGCCCGGCCCCCGCGACCAGCCGACCCCAGCCGATGATCTTCCGGTGGGCCTGCCGGGAGTCTACTTCCTGGGGCCGCCGCTGCCGGCGGACGACGTCCTGTATGTCCTGGGCGAGGACCGGGGCCAGGTGAAACTGTTCGCCCTTTCGCCCGATCCCGCCGCCGCGCACGGCGAAGTCCTGTGGTCGCTCCCCCTGCTGAACCCGACGACCAACGCGTCGCTGCTCGACAACGTCCCCCGGCGGATGGGGGGGCTGATGCCGGTCCTCGACAAGGGGCTCCTCGTCTGCGAGCTCGCGGACGGCGTCGTCACCGCGGTCGATCCGACGCTCCGCAGCGTCGTCTGGTCGCACCGCTACCGGCCGGCCGATCCGCAGCCCAACCGCAATCTGATGTTCATGCAGCAGATCAACGCCGGCCATAACGGCGAAGACATGGTCGTACAGGACCAGATGCGGGAGATCGGTTGGTGGGACTCGCTCCCGACAATCGCCGGCCGGACCGTGCTCCTGACCCCCAACGACGACAACCGCCTCCACGCCCTCGATCTCGAAACCGGCACCCCGCTCTGGCCTCCGCGGGAGCGCGGGGAAGGGCTCTACATCGCCGCCGCCGAGCCGGACCGGGTGATCGTGGTGGAACAGCGGGCCGTGGAGGCCCGCGAGATCGCGTCATGGAAACTCCTGTGGCGGTGCTCCCTCGACGCCCCCGGCGTCTCCGGTCGCGGCTTCCGCCAGGACGGGCGGCTCACGCTCCCCCTCGCCCAGGGGGAACTCGCCACGATCGACCTCCGGAACGGGCAGATCCTCGCCCAGTCCGCACTGCCGGACGGGGTCCGGTCGACCAACCTCGCGGCCGGGAACGGGCAGATCATTCTCCAGACGGCAACGCGCGTCTGCGGCCTCCCCGCGCTCGACCGCGCGCGGCAGGAGATCGAGGCCACCCTCGCCAAGAACCCCCGCGATCCCGACGCCCTCTCCGACCGCGGAACGCTGCGGCTCCACGAAGGGAGCAGCTCCGAAGGACAGCAGGATCTCCGGACGGCGCTCGAAGCCCGGGATTCCGCCGCGACCCGCCGCCTCCTCGTCCAGTCGCTCCTGGCGGTCCTGAGAATGGACTACGCCCGCGGCCAGGTCCACGTGGAGGAGATCCGCAAACTGGCGCAGGATCCCGAGCAGAAGTTCTGGCTCCACCTGGCGAGCGCCGAGGGGCTCGAGAAAGCGGGACGGACGGCGGAGGCTCTCGACGAGTACCTGCAGATCCCGTTTGCCCCGGGCTCCCAAGAGCTGGAAGCGAACCTGTCGGTCTCCAATGAGCGGTGGATCCGCGGACGGATCGAACGGCTTCTCTCGTCGGCCGCGAATGCCGCCGAGCTGAGGGAATCGGCCCGCGCCTGGATCGAAACGGTCCGCCAGAAGGACGCCTCCCTCGCATTCGCGGCCCTTGAGCGGGGCGGACTGAGCCCCCAGCTCGCGCGGTCGATCTCCGAACTTCCCATCCCCGACGGCAACCTCCGCGCGGAGCGACAGCTCGAACAGCTCCTCTGGCAGGTCGCGGCCCGGCCGACGGCCGACGAGTCCGCGGCGGTCGCCGCCGCCCGGCTCGTGGAGCTCCGGCTGCGGCGGGGGAAGGCGGAGCCGGTCAGCGATCTCCTCGACCGGTTCGAAACGGACTGGGCTCAGGTCAAGGTCCGCGGCGAGACGACGGGCGAGCAGCTCCTCAAACAGTGGCAGGGGGACGCCGCGATGGGGGGAGCGCTCGTGCTCCGACCGAAGTGGGAAACGGCGGTGATGGAATCCGACGCCCCGACCGAAGGCTCGGCCGACGCGAAGTTCACGCCGGTTCTCGTCCGGGGGCCGACCCGCGGGCCGCTCGACGGATGGCAGTTCGCGGTCTCGTCGGACGGACAGACTCTCACGGCGCGGGACCGCTACGGGTTCGACACGCAGCTCGGAGCGGCCACCGGCGTGGAGCCGGGGCACGGGCTCTTCGGAGCTCGGTACGTCGCCCCGATCGGCCGGATGGTGGTCTATGTCTCGGTCGACCGGGTCCTGGTCGTCGACTCCGCAACCGGTGAATCAGTCCTCAACGAGCCGCTCGTCGACACCCCGCAGTCGCAGTTCTCCGGCCAGCTCCGCGGACGATCGATCATGCCCGAAGAGCTGCGGGAAGGGATCCGGGCGCCGCTCGTCCCGGGACCGACCGGGGCAGGGCACTGCGGCAACGTCGGCCAGCCGACGTTCGACTCCCTGTGCTACCAGCGTGGCAATCGCCTGTTCTGCGTCCACCCGGCAACCGGCCAGCTGCACTGGACGCGAAGCGAGCTCCCGGAAGGGTGCGAGATCCTGATGGACGAGGAATACGTCGTCCTGTGCGCTCCATTCTCTCCGCTGCTCCAGATCTACCGGACCGCCGACGGGGCGCAGGTTGGGGAAGCGTCGGTCCCCAAGGACGTCGTCCGCAGCCGCCGCGGAGCGGAGTGGGGACGGCACATCCTGGCCGCCGCGGTGAGCAAAGAGGGGATCCGCTACCGGATGTTCGATCCCGTCAAGAAGGCCGACGTCTGGAACCGCGCCTTCCCGCCGGGGACGGAGTGGACCTCCGCGGATGGCGAGAACCTCGCGTTCCTGACTCCGGAAGGGGCGTTCGAGATCGTCCATTTCCGGACCGGTGAGACGCTCTTCCGGACGGAGCTGGCCGCGATTCCGAAGCTCGACGGGTTCGTCGTCCGGGACGACGGCCACCGGTACGGGATCTTCACGTGGACCTACGGCAACACCGGATACCGGGAGCAGCCCGACAAGTCCGATCCGCGGCGGCGGCAGATCCATGCTTACAGCCTGGCCCGGCACTTCGAGTCGTACCTGCGGACGGAGTTCACGGGGCCGCTGTTCGTGGTGGGGCACGATGGCCGGAAGATCTGGCAGCGGGACGCGGCGCAGTACCGGGCGCTGATCGTGAGCAACAACTGTCCCGCCCGCTGGCCGTTCCTGATGGTGCTGGAGGAGAAGGATCTCGATACGAAGACCTGGACCGCTTCGGTCGATGTCGTCGACACGCGGAAGGGGACGACGATTCAGTCGCAGGAGCTCTCGCGGCTGCGGAACAAGGAGTATTACCAGTGGAAGGCGGAGGCGCTCAATCGCCTGAGTGTCGAGCACAGTATGAACGTGTTCGACATTCGTCTGTACGATCCGTCGAACGCGGCGGACGCGGAGCGGGCGAAGAGTCGGAGGAACCGCAAGAAGCCGGAGGTTCCGAAGGAGGGGCCGCCGCCGCAGACGGAGCCCGCGCGAGAGATTTAA
- a CDS encoding Gfo/Idh/MocA family protein: protein MSEVKPSENRSRREFMKTSTGLALSGGLLSSFGAASAVHAAGSDVLKVGLVGCGGRGTGAASQALRADPNVKLVAVADAFDDRLNQCVTILSGQKDLKDKVDVADDHKFVGFDCYQKLIDSGVDVVLLASPPHFRPAQIAAAVEKGIHIFAEKPIAVDVPGSLSVLASCEKAKEKKLNVVSGLCWRYHPAIREAMQRVHAGDIGDVVAMRCSYFTGGLWNHGRKEGWSDVEWQMRNWLYFTWLSGDHLSEQAIHSVDKMAWAVGDKAPIAASATGGRQTRTDAAYGHIYDHFAVEYEYDDGVRGFGRCRQQAGCYPDVSDTIYGTKGLCHIQSDKARIEGEKPWSSDKLGGDMYQLEHNALFAAIRKGEPINNGAYMVNSTLMTILGREAAYTGKRITWEDLLKSETKLGPSEYAWTDLPVAPVAMPGVKA from the coding sequence ATGTCCGAAGTGAAACCGTCTGAGAACCGATCCCGCCGGGAGTTCATGAAAACGTCCACGGGACTGGCGCTCAGCGGCGGCTTGCTTTCCTCGTTCGGCGCCGCTTCGGCGGTCCACGCCGCGGGGAGCGATGTCCTGAAGGTCGGCCTCGTCGGCTGCGGAGGCCGGGGGACCGGCGCCGCCAGCCAGGCTCTGCGGGCCGACCCGAACGTCAAGCTCGTCGCGGTGGCCGACGCCTTCGACGACCGCCTCAACCAGTGCGTCACGATCCTGAGCGGTCAGAAGGACCTCAAGGACAAGGTCGACGTCGCGGACGATCACAAGTTCGTCGGCTTCGACTGCTATCAGAAGCTGATCGACAGCGGGGTCGACGTCGTCCTGCTCGCCTCGCCGCCGCACTTCCGCCCGGCCCAGATCGCGGCCGCGGTCGAGAAGGGGATTCACATCTTCGCCGAAAAGCCGATCGCCGTGGACGTCCCCGGCTCGCTGTCGGTCCTCGCCTCGTGCGAGAAGGCGAAGGAGAAGAAGCTCAACGTCGTTTCCGGCCTGTGCTGGCGGTACCACCCGGCGATCCGGGAGGCGATGCAGCGGGTGCACGCCGGCGACATCGGCGATGTCGTCGCGATGCGGTGCAGCTACTTCACCGGCGGCCTGTGGAACCACGGCCGCAAGGAGGGGTGGTCGGACGTCGAGTGGCAGATGCGGAACTGGCTGTACTTCACGTGGCTCTCGGGGGATCACCTCTCCGAGCAGGCGATCCACAGCGTCGACAAGATGGCTTGGGCCGTCGGCGACAAGGCTCCGATTGCCGCCTCGGCGACCGGGGGTCGTCAGACCCGGACCGATGCCGCGTACGGCCACATCTACGACCACTTCGCGGTCGAATACGAGTACGACGACGGCGTTCGCGGGTTTGGCCGGTGCCGTCAGCAGGCCGGGTGCTATCCGGACGTCTCCGACACGATCTATGGGACCAAGGGACTCTGCCACATCCAGAGCGACAAGGCCCGGATCGAAGGGGAGAAGCCGTGGAGCTCGGACAAGCTCGGCGGCGATATGTATCAGCTGGAGCACAACGCGTTGTTCGCGGCGATCCGGAAGGGTGAGCCGATCAACAATGGCGCGTACATGGTCAACAGCACGCTGATGACGATCCTGGGCCGCGAAGCTGCTTACACGGGCAAGCGGATCACCTGGGAGGACCTGCTCAAGTCGGAGACGAAGCTGGGCCCGTCGGAATATGCCTGGACGGATCTCCCGGTCGCTCCGGTGGCGATGCCGGGCGTGAAGGCGTAA